A single genomic interval of Peromyscus leucopus breed LL Stock chromosome 7, UCI_PerLeu_2.1, whole genome shotgun sequence harbors:
- the LOC114690222 gene encoding LOW QUALITY PROTEIN: NXPE family member 4-like (The sequence of the model RefSeq protein was modified relative to this genomic sequence to represent the inferred CDS: inserted 1 base in 1 codon), which produces MKTMTSRKSLWVLLFIVIFWVSFTVFRNPSKIRVQFKLPVSFSRWNLVTTSSSPIVPLNLPVSPKGTELRVREVLEKLDQQIPPRPFTHLNTTTSATHSTATILNPRDTHCXGDKLDVLLEARDHLGRRKEYGGDFLRARMSSPALKAGASGKVTDFNNGTYLVSFTLFWEGPVALSVLLIHPSEGVSALWRARKQGYDRVIFTGQFVNGTSQVHTECALVLNSSVELCQYLDAQDQEAFYCVKPPNVPCAALTHMHSKNKEVSYLSQQERSLFERSNIGVEIMGKSNVISVSKCNKEAVPAKERCKLGKASAVPSGHVWKNTWTPASCSLAPIKMKDCLRGKFIHLMGDSTIRQWMEYFKSSINTLRSVDLHETGKLQHQLAVDLDENINIQWTKHGYPLIGSLVYSVKEMEYIARIIDRTGGEKNTVIVISLGQHFRPFPIDLFIRRAINVHKALQRLLLRSPDTMVVLKTENIREMSSEVERFSDFHGYTQYLALKDIFQDLNVGVIDAWDMTIAYGTNDVHPPQHVVGSQINIFLNYIC; this is translated from the exons ATGAAAACAATGACCAGTCGTAAGTCACTGTGGGTGCTGCTGTTCATAGTTATCTTCTGGGTCTCGTTCACGGTTTTCAGAAACCCATCGAAG ATACGGGTTCAGTTCAAGTTGCCTGTGTCCTTCAGTCGCTGGAATTTGGTCACAACATCCTCATCCCCTATAGTGCCTCTGAACCTACCAGTTTCTCCAAAAGGGACAGAGCTGAGAGTCAGAGAAGTCCTAGAGAAACTAGACCAACAGATCCCTCCCAGGCCTTTTACCCACCTCAACACCACCACCAGtgccacacacagcacagccaccATCCTCAACCCTCGAGACACACACT GTGGGGACAAGCTGGATGTGCTGTTGGAAGCCAGGGACCACCTGGGACGCAGGAAGGAGTATGGTGGAGACTTCCTGAGGGCCAGGAtgtcctccccagccctgaaggcaggagcttcTGGAAAGGTGACAGACTTCAACAATGGCACCTACCTGGTCAGCTTCACTCTGTTCTGGGAGGGCCCGGTGGCCCTGTCTGTCCTGCTCATCCATCCCAGTGAAGGGGTGTCAGCTCTCTGGAGAGCAAGGAAACAGGGCTATGACAGAGTCATCTTCACCGGCCAGTTTGTAAATGGAACCTCTCAGGTCCACACTGAGTGTGCCTTGGTTCTAAACTCAAGTGTCGAGCTGTGCCAATATCTGGATGCCCAGGATCAAGAAGCGTTCTACTGTGTGAAGCCTCCAAATGTACCCTGTGCGGCTCTCACCCACATGCATTCAAAGAACAAAGAAGTTTCCTATCTTAGTCAGCAAGAGAGGAGCCTCTTTGAAAG GTCAAATATAGGTGTGGAGATTATGGGAAAATCCAATGTGATTAGTGTCTCCAAATGCAACA AAGAAGCTGTTCCAGCAAAAGAGAGATGCAAGCTCGGGAAGGCATCTGCAGTCCCCAGTGGACATGTCTGGAAAAACACCTGGACTCCAGCCTCCTGTAGTTTGGCTCCGATCAAAATGAAGGACTGCCTGAGAGGAAAATTCATCCATCTGATGGGTGATTCCACAATCCGCCAGTGGATGGAATACTTCAAAAGCAGTATCAACA CACTGAGGTCTGTGGATCTGCATGAGACTGGAAAACTGCAACACCAACTCGCTGTGGACTTGGATGAAAACATCAACATCCAGTGGACAAAACATGGTTATCCCCTTATTGGGTCATTGGTCTACTCTGTCAAAGAGATGGAGTACATTGCACGGATAATTGACAGAACTGGAGGAGAGAAAAACACGGTCATTGTCATTTCTCTGGGTCAGCATTTCAGACCTTTCCCCATTGACCTTTTCATCCGAAGGGCCATCAATGTCCACAAAGCTCTTCAGCGTCTTCTCCTGAGAAGCCCAGACACTATGGTTGTcctcaaaacagaaaacatcagGGAGATGAGCAGTGAGGTGGAAAGATTTAGTGACTTCCATGGTTACACCCAGTACCTTGCCTTAAAAGATATTTTCCAGGATCTCAATGTGGGTGTCATTGATGCCTGGGATATGACAATTGCATATGGCACAAATGACGTCCATCCACCACAGCATGTGGTTGGAAGTCAAATtaatatattcttaaattatatttgcTAG